In Piliocolobus tephrosceles isolate RC106 chromosome 6, ASM277652v3, whole genome shotgun sequence, the following are encoded in one genomic region:
- the LOC111521324 gene encoding uncharacterized protein LOC111521324 isoform X2 codes for MEIPRPRAQTAPLGFLARGDQGPWKGQRRAQPRRLFSSSPRRISQAREVGPAYRGAVTKKGLSFAGALGGARCSGVTRGSARASSKVEPADCRDARPRVPPAPPNPPAPSLPQNGGDRRLQGASKCAPSDLLTTSNLGLWCSGKARWKADLLLQFTAGFSEDASPDGKLGGESDIGRNFGKTMSPFGARLC; via the exons ATGGAAATCCCCAG GCCCAGGGCTCAAACTGCGCCTCTGGGGTTCCTGGCGCGCGGTGATCAGGGGCCATGGAAAGGCCAGAGGAGGGCCCAGCCCAGACGTTTGTTTTCATCTTCTCCGAGGCGGATCTCGCAGGCCAGAGAAGTGGGTCCCGCTTACCGCGGGGCTGTTACCAAAAAAGGCCTTTCTTTCGCTGGAGCGCTTGGCGGCGCGCGTTGCAGCGGGGTGACGCGAGGTTCAGCCCGGGCCTCCTCGAAGGTTGAGCCAGCTGACTGCAGGGATGCCAGGCCAAGAGtaccccccgccccccccaaccCACCCGCCCCGTCTCTGCCACAAAACGGCGGGGACAGAAGACTGCAGGGAGCTTCGAAGTGCGCGCCTAGCGACCTTCTCACCACTAGTAACCTTGGGCTATGGTGCTCCGGAAAGGCCAGGTGGAAAGCTGACCTTTTGCTCCAGTTTACAGCAGGGTTCTCTGAGGATGCCAGCCCAGATGGCAAGCTGGGTGGGGAAAGCGACATAGGAAGGAACTTTGGGAAGACGATGTCGCCGTTTGGCGCCCGGCTCTGCTAG
- the LOC111521324 gene encoding uncharacterized protein LOC111521324 isoform X1, with translation MARLQGGASRSEAPPSGGPSRKAPAATGLRSRRWKSPGRCGPVGTDWHSYSLLRPRRAPGGVEGPGVCAPVAWSAAPPAFCLLLPSKASFLSNSPFWGVGICFNPTRPRAQTAPLGFLARGDQGPWKGQRRAQPRRLFSSSPRRISQAREVGPAYRGAVTKKGLSFAGALGGARCSGVTRGSARASSKVEPADCRDARPRVPPAPPNPPAPSLPQNGGDRRLQGASKCAPSDLLTTSNLGLWCSGKARWKADLLLQFTAGFSEDASPDGKLGGESDIGRNFGKTMSPFGARLC, from the exons ATGgcaaggctgcagggaggggcTTCCCGCTCCGAGGCCCCGCCTTCTGGTGGCCCCAGCAGGAAAGCGCCGGCGGCAACGGGTCTCCGTAGCCGGCGATGGAAATCCCCAGGTCGGTGCGGGCCAGTGGGAACTGACTGGCACTCCTACTCCCTGCTGAGGCCCAGGCGCGCGCCCGGCGGGGTGGAGGGTCCCGGGGTATGCGCACCTGTGGCCTGGTCGGCCGCCCCGCCAGCTTTCTGCCTACTCTTGCCGTCCAAGGCTTCCTTCCTCTCCAACTCCCCTTTTTGGGGTGTGGGTATTTGTTTTAACCCAACCAG GCCCAGGGCTCAAACTGCGCCTCTGGGGTTCCTGGCGCGCGGTGATCAGGGGCCATGGAAAGGCCAGAGGAGGGCCCAGCCCAGACGTTTGTTTTCATCTTCTCCGAGGCGGATCTCGCAGGCCAGAGAAGTGGGTCCCGCTTACCGCGGGGCTGTTACCAAAAAAGGCCTTTCTTTCGCTGGAGCGCTTGGCGGCGCGCGTTGCAGCGGGGTGACGCGAGGTTCAGCCCGGGCCTCCTCGAAGGTTGAGCCAGCTGACTGCAGGGATGCCAGGCCAAGAGtaccccccgccccccccaaccCACCCGCCCCGTCTCTGCCACAAAACGGCGGGGACAGAAGACTGCAGGGAGCTTCGAAGTGCGCGCCTAGCGACCTTCTCACCACTAGTAACCTTGGGCTATGGTGCTCCGGAAAGGCCAGGTGGAAAGCTGACCTTTTGCTCCAGTTTACAGCAGGGTTCTCTGAGGATGCCAGCCCAGATGGCAAGCTGGGTGGGGAAAGCGACATAGGAAGGAACTTTGGGAAGACGATGTCGCCGTTTGGCGCCCGGCTCTGCTAG
- the LOC111521324 gene encoding uncharacterized protein LOC111521324 isoform X3 gives MARLQGGASRSEAPPSGGPSRKAPAATGLRSRRWKSPAPLRVSTGPGLKLRLWGSWRAVIRGHGKARGGPSPDVCFHLLRGGSRRPEKWVPLTAGLLPKKAFLSLERLAARVAAG, from the exons ATGgcaaggctgcagggaggggcTTCCCGCTCCGAGGCCCCGCCTTCTGGTGGCCCCAGCAGGAAAGCGCCGGCGGCAACGGGTCTCCGTAGCCGGCGATGGAAATCCCCAG CCCCTTTGCGCGTCTCTACAGGCCCAGGGCTCAAACTGCGCCTCTGGGGTTCCTGGCGCGCGGTGATCAGGGGCCATGGAAAGGCCAGAGGAGGGCCCAGCCCAGACGTTTGTTTTCATCTTCTCCGAGGCGGATCTCGCAGGCCAGAGAAGTGGGTCCCGCTTACCGCGGGGCTGTTACCAAAAAAGGCCTTTCTTTCGCTGGAGCGCTTGGCGGCGCGCGTTGCAGCGGGGTGA